One window of the Methanocaldococcus vulcanius M7 genome contains the following:
- a CDS encoding Era-like GTP-binding protein, with amino-acid sequence MQEFKIAIVGAENVGKSSIMNALFGKHVSMVSEVAGTTKMPIKKYWGKFKIGRVKEEPEFAKLIFVDLGGLYAKSDSQSPIMTPKILEKTFKEINEADMILHIIDGTVGLLRSSEKLHHILKFRYQKPIIVVINKCDLLNAEEKEQLREYVERRLNNSPIFVSAKTLEGIPDLINAIVKYLKR; translated from the coding sequence ATGCAAGAGTTTAAAATAGCAATTGTAGGGGCGGAAAATGTAGGAAAATCATCCATAATGAATGCTCTGTTTGGAAAACATGTTTCTATGGTTTCCGAAGTTGCAGGGACTACTAAAATGCCTATAAAAAAATATTGGGGAAAGTTTAAAATTGGTAGAGTAAAGGAAGAGCCAGAATTCGCGAAATTAATTTTTGTAGATCTTGGAGGGCTCTATGCAAAAAGTGATAGCCAATCTCCAATTATGACTCCTAAAATATTAGAAAAGACCTTTAAAGAGATAAATGAAGCAGATATGATCTTGCATATAATTGATGGTACGGTTGGGTTGCTGAGAAGTTCTGAGAAATTACACCACATCTTAAAATTCAGATACCAAAAACCTATTATAGTTGTAATTAATAAATGTGATTTATTAAATGCAGAGGAGAAAGAACAGTTGAGAGAGTATGTTGAGAGGAGATTAAACAACTCGCCAATATTTGTATCTGCAAAAACTCTCGAAGGAATTCCAGATCTCATAAATGCAATAGTTAAATACTTAAAAAGGTGA
- a CDS encoding aspartate kinase, with the protein MTTVMKFGGTSVGSGERIRNVAKIVKNRKKDDENVVVVVSAMSEVTNALVNISQQALDVRDIAKVNTFIKFIKEKHFEAIENAIKSEKIREEVKKIINGRIDELEKVLIGVAYLGELTPKSRDYILSFGERLSAPILSGALIDLGEKSISLEGGEAGIITDNNFGNARVKRLEVKERLSPLLKEGIIPVITGFIGNTEEGYITTLGRGGSDYSASLIGYGLDADIIEIWTDVSGVYTTDPRLVPTAKRIPKISYIEAMELAYFGAKVLHPRTIEPAMEKNIPILVKNTFDPENEGTLITNDMEMSDSIVKAVSAIKNVALINIFGAGMVGVSGTAARIFKALGEEDVNVILISQGSSETNISLVVGEDDVEKALKALKREFGDFGKKTFLNNNLIRDVSVDKDVCVISVVGAGMRGAKGIAGKIFTTVSESGANIKMIAQGSSEVNISFVIDEENLLNCVKKLHEKFIDNQ; encoded by the coding sequence ATGACAACAGTAATGAAATTTGGTGGAACTTCCGTTGGATCTGGAGAAAGGATTAGAAACGTGGCAAAAATTGTAAAAAATCGAAAGAAAGATGATGAAAATGTGGTAGTGGTTGTTTCAGCGATGAGTGAAGTAACCAACGCACTGGTAAATATATCTCAACAGGCATTAGATGTTAGAGATATTGCAAAAGTAAACACATTTATAAAATTTATAAAAGAGAAACACTTTGAAGCAATAGAAAACGCAATAAAATCAGAAAAAATTAGAGAAGAAGTCAAAAAAATAATAAATGGAAGGATAGACGAGTTAGAAAAGGTTTTGATAGGAGTTGCTTACTTAGGAGAGTTAACCCCAAAATCAAGAGATTATATTTTGTCGTTTGGAGAGCGGTTATCTGCTCCAATATTAAGCGGAGCATTGATAGATTTAGGGGAAAAATCCATTTCGTTAGAAGGAGGAGAAGCAGGTATCATAACTGATAATAATTTTGGAAACGCGCGAGTTAAAAGATTGGAGGTTAAAGAAAGATTATCTCCATTATTAAAAGAAGGAATCATCCCAGTGATAACAGGGTTTATTGGAAATACTGAAGAGGGATATATAACAACATTAGGTAGAGGAGGAAGTGATTACTCCGCCTCTTTAATTGGTTATGGACTTGATGCGGATATTATAGAGATATGGACAGATGTTAGTGGAGTTTACACAACTGATCCAAGATTGGTTCCAACTGCTAAGAGGATTCCAAAAATAAGTTATATTGAAGCAATGGAGTTGGCATACTTTGGGGCAAAAGTTTTACATCCAAGAACAATTGAGCCAGCGATGGAGAAAAATATCCCAATATTGGTAAAAAATACATTTGATCCAGAGAATGAAGGGACATTGATAACGAACGATATGGAGATGAGCGATAGCATAGTTAAGGCAGTATCTGCAATAAAAAATGTTGCTTTAATAAATATTTTCGGAGCAGGAATGGTCGGAGTTAGTGGAACAGCAGCAAGAATATTTAAGGCATTGGGAGAGGAAGATGTTAACGTTATATTAATAAGCCAGGGATCTTCTGAAACAAACATTTCACTTGTGGTTGGAGAAGATGACGTTGAAAAAGCATTAAAAGCATTAAAAAGAGAGTTTGGGGATTTTGGTAAAAAAACATTTTTGAATAATAATCTCATAAGAGATGTAAGCGTCGATAAGGATGTTTGTGTTATTTCAGTTGTAGGGGCAGGAATGAGAGGAGCAAAGGGCATAGCAGGGAAGATATTTACTACGGTCTCAGAGAGTGGAGCAAATATAAAGATGATCGCTCAGGGATCTTCGGAAGTGAACATATCGTTTGTTATAGATGAAGAAAACTTATTAAACTGTGTTAAAAAGTTGCATGAAAAATTTATTGACAACCAATAA
- the sepF gene encoding cell division protein SepF has product MLKKLKQLLNKGRGENISTPSPVSIDDYLEEIEEIPISTVEEEKITIKVCSIEDEKDAINAIVLAEAGYIVIAKTPNLEKEIDDEFVEIIRKMRNEVAKFGGMLLALGDEHLLITPKNVIIEKLIKEKKETKTPPLKSMLTEKEEEKEEKPEE; this is encoded by the coding sequence ATGTTAAAAAAATTAAAGCAGTTATTAAATAAGGGAAGAGGAGAAAATATATCAACACCAAGCCCTGTATCAATAGATGACTATTTAGAAGAGATAGAAGAGATTCCAATATCTACTGTGGAAGAGGAAAAAATCACGATAAAGGTATGTAGTATAGAGGATGAAAAAGATGCAATAAACGCGATAGTTTTAGCAGAAGCTGGCTACATTGTTATAGCTAAAACTCCAAACTTAGAAAAAGAGATAGACGATGAATTTGTGGAAATAATAAGAAAGATGAGAAATGAAGTCGCTAAGTTTGGAGGAATGCTTTTGGCTTTGGGAGATGAGCATCTTTTAATAACTCCAAAAAATGTTATTATTGAGAAACTTATAAAGGAGAAGAAAGAAACTAAAACTCCTCCACTTAAAAGCATGTTGACAGAAAAAGAGGAAGAAAAAGAAGAAAAACCAGAGGAATAA
- a CDS encoding indole-3-glycerol phosphate synthase TrpC has product MSVLDEIVENRKKIVEIEKRNNTIRILKDFINELNLELEEKRKLKLSKEIKNAKKYKNPLITEIKPSSPSKGDIREISHEDVEKIANEMVEGGATALSVLTEPKYFKGSYKNLIIARKVNVPILMKDFIIDFYQIEVAREIGANAVLLIVSTLKDRLGEFLDYAKENDLECLVEIHNEEELDTALEAGAEIIGINNRNLKTLKIDLSTTEKLSPLIPKNKLKIGESGVYTKDQLNYILKFTDAVLIGSSIMESEDIKNKVKELSIK; this is encoded by the coding sequence ATGTCAGTATTGGATGAAATCGTAGAAAATAGAAAAAAAATAGTCGAAATTGAGAAGAGAAATAACACAATCAGGATTTTAAAAGATTTTATTAATGAATTAAATTTAGAGTTGGAAGAAAAGCGTAAATTGAAATTGTCAAAGGAAATAAAAAATGCAAAAAAATATAAAAACCCATTAATTACCGAAATAAAACCATCATCTCCATCTAAGGGAGATATTAGAGAAATATCACATGAAGATGTTGAAAAAATAGCCAATGAGATGGTAGAAGGAGGAGCAACAGCCCTTTCAGTTCTTACTGAGCCAAAATACTTTAAAGGAAGTTATAAGAATTTAATTATTGCAAGAAAGGTTAATGTGCCAATTTTAATGAAGGATTTTATTATTGATTTCTACCAGATAGAAGTAGCGAGAGAGATAGGGGCAAATGCGGTTTTGTTAATTGTTTCTACACTAAAAGATCGACTTGGAGAGTTTTTAGATTATGCAAAAGAAAATGACCTTGAATGCTTGGTTGAGATACACAATGAGGAGGAATTAGATACTGCCTTGGAAGCAGGAGCTGAGATTATAGGGATAAATAATAGAAATTTAAAAACATTAAAGATAGATCTCTCGACAACTGAAAAACTCTCCCCTCTTATCCCAAAAAATAAATTAAAAATTGGGGAAAGTGGAGTTTACACAAAAGATCAATTAAATTACATTCTAAAATTTACTGATGCCGTTTTAATAGGATCTTCAATAATGGAAAGTGAAGATATAAAAAACAAAGTAAAAGAATTATCAATCAAGTGA
- a CDS encoding tetratricopeptide repeat protein → MNNKEKAREIYKKGVEIGNAGDVEKALEYFSKAIELDPLYKDAYFNKALALRMLGRLDEARDWFLKGLAIQEKLDLKSLKKEKSNHLK, encoded by the coding sequence TTGAACAACAAAGAAAAGGCAAGAGAGATCTACAAGAAAGGCGTAGAAATTGGAAACGCTGGAGATGTCGAAAAGGCCTTGGAGTATTTTAGCAAAGCAATTGAGTTAGATCCTCTCTACAAAGATGCATACTTTAACAAGGCATTAGCACTTAGAATGTTAGGTAGGTTGGATGAAGCAAGGGACTGGTTTCTTAAAGGATTAGCAATTCAAGAAAAATTAGATTTAAAAAGTTTAAAAAAAGAAAAAAGTAATCATCTTAAATGA
- a CDS encoding biotin--[acetyl-CoA-carboxylase] ligase yields MKVVSFKELDSTNNYAKKLAKEGESGVVIVAERQSSGRGRWGRVWYSDEGGLYFSLILDVKTCDPKIINILAPICVLETLKKYLPNNNKDKIGIKFPNDIMVCVNGKYKKICGILTERCGDRVIVGVGVDVNNTIRKEIEEIAVSLKDICGKEIDKMELLNEILKLLEDYISKIKNRDLDENEILSIYRRYSLTIGKFVKIMLPNNRYVSGKVYDIDLDGIILGTERGVEKIPSGICFHLR; encoded by the coding sequence ATGAAGGTTGTTTCATTTAAAGAACTTGACTCAACAAACAATTATGCTAAAAAACTTGCAAAAGAAGGGGAAAGTGGAGTAGTTATAGTGGCCGAGAGGCAGAGTAGCGGTAGAGGGAGATGGGGTAGAGTTTGGTATTCTGACGAAGGGGGGCTGTATTTTTCTTTAATATTGGATGTAAAAACCTGCGATCCAAAGATTATTAACATTTTAGCACCAATTTGTGTATTAGAAACTCTAAAAAAATATCTTCCAAATAATAACAAAGATAAGATCGGAATAAAATTTCCAAACGATATAATGGTTTGTGTAAATGGAAAATATAAAAAGATCTGTGGAATTCTAACTGAAAGATGTGGAGATAGAGTGATCGTTGGAGTTGGCGTAGATGTCAACAACACAATAAGAAAGGAGATCGAAGAAATTGCAGTTTCTTTAAAGGATATTTGTGGTAAAGAAATTGACAAAATGGAACTTCTCAATGAAATTTTAAAACTTTTAGAAGATTATATCTCAAAAATTAAAAATAGAGATTTAGATGAAAATGAAATTCTTTCTATTTATAGGCGTTATTCTTTAACAATTGGAAAATTTGTTAAGATAATGCTCCCAAATAACAGATACGTGTCTGGAAAAGTTTATGATATAGATCTTGATGGAATAATCTTGGGAACTGAAAGAGGTGTTGAAAAAATTCCTTCTGGAATTTGTTTTCATTTAAGATGA
- the mmp11 gene encoding methanogenesis marker protein 11, which yields MSIHYKRIIAMVDDALNLVELVEEHPCPNGSEWVIYQYKRTSPLILSAWREGNKHHFVSKIGKEKLNLVPSLSAAGIEEVYVEDNKVHIVYAGLAGGGVGTELRKGAENVLEVKVLERGGGSKLGRAEVITPKMEKVIVGIDDTDTKEEGATWVLAHEIGLEVERKNLGYYLDHTIVQLYPGNPNKTQNCVSIALSFAVYPEYKYKLDRFIKKILEKKSLSDETAMAVYYGLFPSKSMKLFALKAKKEMVKLEEAKSIALRNNIKIVPVKGEGGIIGAVSALGLAEHHSLAPKLCEDIDIL from the coding sequence TGATGCCTTAAATCTCGTGGAGTTGGTTGAAGAACATCCTTGTCCCAATGGAAGCGAATGGGTTATTTATCAATATAAAAGAACCTCTCCACTAATTTTATCAGCTTGGAGAGAGGGGAATAAGCATCATTTTGTAAGTAAGATAGGAAAAGAAAAGTTAAATTTAGTCCCTTCACTGTCAGCGGCTGGAATAGAGGAGGTGTATGTTGAAGATAATAAGGTTCATATTGTTTATGCTGGGTTGGCAGGGGGCGGTGTTGGCACTGAACTGAGAAAAGGGGCTGAAAATGTTCTTGAAGTTAAAGTGCTTGAAAGGGGTGGAGGATCAAAATTAGGAAGGGCTGAGGTAATAACGCCAAAGATGGAAAAGGTCATTGTTGGAATTGATGATACTGATACAAAAGAAGAAGGAGCAACCTGGGTTTTGGCTCATGAAATTGGGCTGGAGGTTGAGAGAAAAAATCTCGGATACTATTTAGATCATACTATCGTCCAATTATATCCTGGAAATCCAAATAAAACACAAAATTGTGTCTCTATTGCTTTAAGTTTTGCTGTTTATCCGGAATACAAATATAAGTTAGATAGGTTTATTAAAAAAATATTGGAAAAAAAGAGTTTATCTGATGAAACAGCAATGGCAGTTTATTATGGATTATTTCCATCTAAGAGCATGAAACTCTTTGCGTTAAAGGCAAAAAAGGAAATGGTAAAATTGGAAGAGGCAAAATCAATAGCTCTAAGAAATAATATTAAAATAGTCCCAGTTAAGGGAGAAGGGGGAATTATCGGTGCAGTTTCGGCATTGGGGTTGGCAGAGCATCATTCATTGGCTCCAAAATTGTGTGAGGACATTGATATTCTTTAA
- the cas6 gene encoding CRISPR-associated endoribonuclease Cas6, with protein MRIELELKTENFKVIPYNHQYYLASAIYDKIRSVNPTYANRLHNFQNFKFFTFSLLQVKRRVIRPEGIETIDGKAYLYVSSPNSEFIENFVEGLLEDGKLRVGTIEFLINKAKILSPPKKFDILKTISPIYLKTMLETEEGLKTYDLLPNNSKFYENLKNNLKKKYELFHNNKCDLDFEFEILKYKPKRMKLKEGVYCRCSEMVFKIWGDYDLIKFGYECGFGEKNSMGFGMVVNIEDKNLKNKKLKTKI; from the coding sequence ATGAGGATTGAATTGGAATTAAAAACTGAAAACTTTAAAGTAATTCCCTACAACCACCAGTATTATTTAGCTTCGGCAATATATGATAAAATCAGATCAGTAAATCCAACCTATGCAAACCGATTACACAATTTCCAAAACTTCAAATTTTTTACATTCTCTTTATTACAAGTTAAAAGGAGAGTTATAAGACCTGAGGGTATAGAGACCATCGATGGAAAAGCTTATTTATATGTTTCATCTCCAAATAGTGAGTTTATCGAAAATTTTGTTGAGGGTTTATTGGAAGATGGAAAATTAAGAGTCGGAACTATCGAATTTTTGATAAACAAAGCAAAAATACTCTCTCCCCCTAAAAAATTTGATATATTAAAGACCATATCTCCCATTTACTTAAAAACAATGTTAGAAACAGAAGAGGGTCTAAAAACTTATGATTTATTACCCAACAACTCTAAATTTTATGAAAACTTAAAGAACAATCTAAAAAAGAAATATGAGTTATTCCACAACAATAAATGTGATCTTGATTTCGAATTCGAAATTTTGAAATACAAGCCAAAAAGAATGAAGCTTAAAGAGGGGGTCTATTGTAGGTGCTCTGAAATGGTATTTAAGATCTGGGGGGACTATGATTTAATAAAATTCGGTTATGAGTGCGGTTTCGGAGAAAAAAACAGTATGGGATTTGGAATGGTTGTAAATATTGAAGATAAAAATTTAAAAAACAAAAAACTCAAAACAAAAATTTAG
- the csa3 gene encoding CRISPR-associated CARF protein Csa3 yields MKTHIINIGFHIEHIYKPIAEYGAKKVILVYSKDKEEYVKEDDLKKVDESLKKAEELCSMLGIECEKVKIKGIEFEKNVEVLREIIKKEDKVIVNITGGRKITSLALLYASLYEFDKVYKIVYVHKKRIIEFPKIAHPFKLTNFERKILVSLNEREKTISELAEEFNVSLPAIIKYVNSLENKNLIKTEKIGRKRIVRLN; encoded by the coding sequence ATGAAAACACATATAATAAACATAGGATTCCATATAGAGCATATTTACAAACCAATAGCAGAGTATGGAGCGAAAAAAGTAATTCTTGTATATTCAAAGGATAAAGAAGAATATGTAAAAGAAGACGACTTAAAAAAAGTTGATGAATCATTAAAAAAGGCAGAAGAGTTATGTAGTATGTTGGGAATTGAATGTGAGAAAGTTAAAATAAAAGGTATTGAGTTTGAAAAAAATGTTGAAGTTTTGAGAGAAATTATAAAAAAAGAAGATAAAGTAATTGTAAATATCACTGGTGGAAGGAAAATTACATCTCTTGCTCTTCTATATGCTTCACTCTACGAATTTGATAAAGTTTATAAAATTGTTTATGTACATAAAAAGAGAATTATTGAGTTTCCGAAAATAGCTCATCCATTTAAATTAACAAATTTTGAAAGAAAAATTTTAGTATCATTAAATGAAAGAGAAAAAACAATCTCTGAATTGGCAGAAGAATTTAATGTTTCTTTACCAGCAATAATTAAATATGTAAATTCTTTAGAAAATAAAAATCTAATAAAAACGGAAAAAATTGGCAGAAAGCGAATAGTAAGGTTAAATTAA